One Thermococcus sp. M39 genomic region harbors:
- a CDS encoding ATP-dependent helicase: MSKSRKICIIGPPGTGKTTHLISIIKYLTNTNLTEEDRKRAEKILRDNGELLGKYSRDELLFLTFTTSAQLEAIRRITGDYSYELRQKRRGWAERIRTMHSLVWALLVEGNELKLQQAKTEYEKLYFSLERDMINATRNRFGKFNPFKRFAEEKRIGYDPHGDEQLLGNIFETAYTYAVNNITEWAKERVRAVGDAVDVEKLIEVLQRELEFLQAVGELERNDMVKLAFLIREYEMWKLEKKVIDYPSTLARVFLENYTLKDSEKFKGTKVLIIDEAQDLSKLQWAIIRQLIENSDIELVIVAGDPLQAIYSFQAADVKEFLEFIKDAEKHVLDESYRLPILVQTTSLRLIPEQLKLLEEYGIHYSFNPRQSVGKVTEITVAEYDVEEIVDKILSKVLKALHEGKTVFVLARTNEVARELEKEFYERGIAVRKIKNVKSLWERVEGILETADKIEHYDENDAKTYVDLDEARHFLKYTVFAPLLKSLGDEKKDENREHVLDLILSAIVNHSANFAYSELFFAAIKLNIEKQNAKRLVSVIGPKNIAPLLKDFLENPHEFIDLTQVARMEGKEAAELLRLILNKKIVILENTDRLFVDTMHSSKGSEADLVILIDFVKLGRLTRIFGNNERIHEEKRVYYVGMTRAKEELVIVKVLDGSFLDAVEFKVHQLQLTQQEA, from the coding sequence GTGAGTAAATCGAGAAAAATCTGCATTATCGGTCCGCCCGGCACCGGGAAGACCACGCATCTAATCAGCATCATCAAGTATCTCACAAACACTAACTTGACTGAAGAAGACAGAAAAAGGGCTGAAAAGATTCTCAGGGACAACGGAGAGCTTCTTGGCAAATACTCGAGGGATGAACTGCTGTTCTTGACTTTTACCACGAGCGCCCAGCTGGAGGCAATCAGGAGAATTACGGGGGATTATTCGTACGAATTAAGGCAGAAAAGGCGTGGTTGGGCCGAAAGAATTCGTACAATGCATAGCCTTGTGTGGGCTCTTCTAGTCGAGGGGAACGAGCTTAAACTCCAACAAGCGAAAACAGAATATGAAAAACTCTATTTCAGCCTAGAAAGGGACATGATAAACGCTACAAGAAATCGATTTGGGAAATTCAACCCATTCAAGCGCTTTGCTGAAGAAAAGAGGATTGGATACGACCCACATGGGGACGAGCAGTTGCTGGGAAACATTTTTGAGACGGCTTATACTTATGCTGTTAACAACATTACTGAGTGGGCAAAAGAGCGTGTTAGGGCTGTAGGTGATGCTGTCGACGTGGAGAAGCTTATAGAAGTTCTCCAGAGGGAGCTGGAGTTTTTACAAGCTGTTGGAGAACTTGAAAGAAACGACATGGTCAAATTGGCTTTTCTAATTAGAGAATATGAAATGTGGAAGCTGGAGAAGAAGGTTATTGATTATCCAAGCACTCTAGCTCGGGTTTTTCTTGAAAACTACACCCTGAAGGATAGTGAAAAGTTCAAGGGCACCAAAGTGTTGATTATTGATGAGGCTCAGGACCTGAGCAAGCTTCAGTGGGCTATCATACGACAGTTAATCGAAAACAGCGACATAGAGCTTGTAATTGTTGCAGGGGATCCCTTACAAGCGATTTACAGTTTTCAAGCTGCTGACGTAAAAGAGTTCTTGGAGTTCATCAAGGACGCTGAAAAGCACGTGCTTGACGAGAGTTACAGACTTCCAATCTTAGTACAGACAACAAGCTTAAGGCTAATTCCAGAGCAGTTAAAACTCTTGGAGGAGTATGGAATTCACTACTCCTTCAACCCAAGACAGAGTGTTGGTAAAGTTACTGAAATAACGGTTGCCGAATACGATGTAGAGGAAATCGTCGATAAAATTCTTTCCAAGGTGTTAAAGGCTTTACATGAGGGTAAAACTGTCTTCGTGCTCGCTAGGACGAATGAGGTTGCTAGAGAACTTGAAAAAGAGTTTTATGAAAGAGGGATTGCAGTAAGAAAGATTAAGAACGTGAAAAGCCTGTGGGAGAGAGTTGAGGGAATCTTGGAAACTGCTGATAAGATAGAACATTATGATGAGAATGATGCAAAAACGTATGTTGACCTGGACGAGGCAAGGCACTTCCTGAAGTACACTGTTTTTGCACCACTCTTAAAATCTCTGGGTGATGAGAAAAAGGATGAGAATAGGGAGCACGTGTTGGACCTCATCCTCAGTGCAATTGTAAATCACTCCGCGAACTTCGCTTACTCTGAACTGTTCTTCGCAGCAATCAAGCTGAACATTGAAAAGCAAAATGCCAAAAGGCTTGTTAGTGTAATTGGCCCTAAGAACATTGCTCCGCTACTTAAAGACTTCTTAGAAAATCCGCATGAGTTCATAGACCTGACTCAAGTTGCAAGAATGGAAGGGAAAGAGGCAGCCGAGCTACTGCGCTTAATCCTTAATAAGAAGATTGTAATTTTGGAGAACACGGACAGGCTTTTCGTGGATACCATGCATTCTAGTAAGGGCTCCGAGGCTGATTTGGTGATTTTGATTGATTTTGTGAAGTTAGGAAGGTTAACAAGGATTTTTGGAAATAACGAAAGGATACATGAGGAGAAGCGGGTGTATTACGTTGGAATGACCAGGGCAAAAGAAGAACTAGTTATAGTCAAGGTTTTGGATGGAAGCTTCCTAGATGCCGTGGAGTTTAAGGTTCATCAGCTCCAACTGACACAACAAGAGGCTTAA
- a CDS encoding type II toxin-antitoxin system PemK/MazF family toxin, whose translation MEALIMNQIRPKPHGDLKQWEIIMVEFPFIDLVQKKLRPALIISNDALNKISNSVIVVQITSNLFSGFKEYNVFLSDSDVIRYKGTLPMYQSIIKPYVIFTIDKHLVRKRIGLLKPEKIKEVKESIKRIFSIDQSSPTAQTKQ comes from the coding sequence ATGGAGGCATTGATTATGAACCAGATAAGACCTAAGCCTCACGGAGACCTTAAACAGTGGGAAATCATCATGGTAGAGTTCCCGTTCATTGATTTAGTTCAGAAGAAGCTCCGACCCGCTCTTATAATCTCTAATGACGCTCTTAATAAGATAAGCAATAGTGTGATAGTTGTTCAAATAACGTCAAACCTCTTCAGCGGGTTCAAGGAGTATAATGTTTTCCTCTCTGATTCAGACGTTATCCGATATAAGGGGACTCTACCAATGTACCAAAGCATAATAAAACCTTATGTCATCTTTACCATTGACAAGCATTTAGTCAGAAAGAGAATCGGCTTACTTAAGCCCGAGAAAATCAAAGAAGTGAAAGAAAGCATAAAACGAATTTTTTCAATAGATCAATCATCCCCTACGGCTCAAACCAAACAATAA
- a CDS encoding ribbon-helix-helix domain-containing protein: MATTVKISARIPPALAKEMDKLIEAGIYSNRSEIIKEALREFLLRKKYLKTHEDEEFIQLMLRAVEPILAEDWNSEADAHWDNYGGIDYEPDKT, from the coding sequence ATGGCGACAACTGTTAAGATTTCCGCAAGGATCCCTCCAGCTCTTGCGAAGGAAATGGACAAACTAATCGAGGCTGGAATTTACTCTAATAGAAGCGAGATTATCAAGGAGGCTCTCCGGGAGTTCCTGCTAAGAAAAAAATATCTCAAAACTCATGAAGACGAGGAGTTTATCCAGCTCATGTTGAGAGCTGTCGAACCAATTCTCGCCGAGGACTGGAACAGTGAGGCCGATGCACATTGGGACAACTATGGAGGCATTGATTATGAACCAGATAAGACCTAA